Proteins encoded by one window of Candidatus Obscuribacterales bacterium:
- a CDS encoding NUDIX hydrolase, whose translation MSEPLVFKNRPNQPIVVEGKTYWISRSVTVVPVLLFAIERQLYVPLGKRGIDMPNEQGKWGLPGGYLDFDETTSEAVIREVYEETGLNLPYLMAHHRVVGDLEHPYLIESRPLYLQNVSLRFPLMIFVDELPPLAAKVGAGEVEELRWVPVEEAIAQDLAFEHHLLIQHCLETYFCWNQAGDRTL comes from the coding sequence ATGTCAGAGCCGCTTGTCTTTAAAAATCGCCCCAATCAACCTATTGTGGTGGAGGGCAAAACCTATTGGATTAGTCGCAGTGTCACGGTGGTGCCTGTCTTACTCTTTGCCATCGAACGCCAGCTCTATGTGCCCCTGGGTAAGCGCGGCATCGACATGCCCAACGAGCAGGGCAAATGGGGATTGCCCGGTGGCTATCTCGATTTTGATGAAACGACGAGCGAGGCGGTAATCCGCGAAGTCTATGAAGAAACGGGGCTGAACCTGCCCTACCTAATGGCCCATCATCGGGTGGTGGGTGATTTGGAGCATCCCTATCTCATTGAAAGTCGGCCGCTGTATTTACAAAACGTATCGCTGCGCTTTCCGCTGATGATTTTTGTAGACGAACTGCCCCCGCTGGCGGCCAAGGTGGGAGCAGGGGAAGTGGAAGAATTGCGGTGGGTGCCGGTGGAAGAAGCGATCGCCCAAGACCTAGCCTTTGAGCACCATCTCCTCATCCAGCATTGCCTAGAGACCTACTTTTGCTGGAATCAGGCAGGCGATCGCACCCTCTAG
- a CDS encoding SDR family oxidoreductase, whose protein sequence is MTPTVLITGASQGTGRATARLFAQRGYNLVLAARQAERLEAIAQEINQSGCQTLAVPTDVADASAVDRLVHQALDRFGSVDVLVNNAGICLTGTMEHTSLEDWQQILNTNLWGYIHTIHALLPQFIERQQGAIVNVGSFGGKMPLTHMTAYCTSKYAVTGLTDTLRLELAPQGIHVGLVNPGLINSQFLERAQFRGASTAAAEQQRQQMAQAMMQSWASRPEDVAQAIWEVVTDRKMEVGVGATAIATEAYRLLPGLVQWAMARLGRPSST, encoded by the coding sequence ATGACGCCAACGGTGTTGATCACGGGAGCATCCCAGGGAACTGGACGAGCCACGGCCCGCCTGTTTGCCCAGCGTGGGTATAACCTGGTGCTGGCAGCGCGGCAGGCGGAGCGGCTGGAAGCGATCGCTCAGGAGATCAACCAATCGGGATGCCAAACTCTGGCGGTGCCGACGGATGTGGCAGATGCCAGCGCGGTGGATCGGCTGGTGCATCAGGCGCTGGATCGTTTCGGCAGCGTCGATGTTTTGGTGAACAATGCGGGCATTTGTCTAACGGGCACCATGGAGCACACCAGCTTGGAAGACTGGCAGCAGATTCTGAATACCAACCTGTGGGGCTATATTCACACCATCCATGCGCTGTTACCCCAGTTTATCGAGCGGCAGCAGGGCGCGATCGTCAATGTGGGTTCCTTTGGCGGCAAGATGCCCCTCACCCACATGACCGCCTACTGTACCAGTAAATATGCCGTAACGGGTTTGACGGATACCCTGCGCCTAGAGCTAGCACCCCAGGGAATTCATGTGGGGTTGGTGAATCCAGGGTTGATCAACAGTCAGTTTTTGGAGCGGGCCCAGTTTCGTGGTGCATCGACGGCGGCGGCGGAGCAGCAGCGGCAGCAAATGGCCCAGGCAATGATGCAAAGCTGGGCGAGTCGGCCAGAGGATGTAGCCCAGGCCATCTGGGAGGTGGTGACCGATCGCAAGATGGAGGTGGGGGTGGGGGCCACGGCGATCGCGACGGAAGCTTACCGACTTTTGCCGGGTCTGGTGCAGTGGGCCATGGCGCGATTAGGACGTCCTTCCTCGACCTGA
- the rsfS gene encoding ribosome silencing factor, with translation MTDHSQTTSHPPIAASRSASDAPTPSNPSYDLAHRIAQAADDRKGGDIVLLNVEDVSYLADYFVMITGFSNVQVRAISHSIEDTIADDLQRQPLRVEGRGEGNWVLMDYGEVIVHIFMPDEREFYDLEAFWGHAERVPFVPTFTDARIRTTP, from the coding sequence ATGACTGATCACTCTCAAACCACGTCCCATCCACCCATCGCCGCATCACGCTCCGCATCAGATGCGCCCACCCCCTCCAACCCCAGCTATGACCTGGCCCATCGCATTGCCCAAGCTGCAGACGATCGCAAAGGGGGCGATATTGTCTTGCTGAATGTTGAGGATGTCTCCTACTTGGCAGATTACTTTGTGATGATCACAGGGTTTTCCAATGTCCAAGTGCGGGCTATTTCTCACAGCATTGAAGATACCATCGCCGATGATCTCCAGCGGCAACCCTTGCGCGTCGAGGGACGGGGGGAAGGCAATTGGGTGTTGATGGACTATGGCGAAGTCATCGTTCATATCTTCATGCCCGATGAACGGGAATTTTATGACCTAGAAGCTTTTTGGGGTCATGCCGAACGCGTGCCCTTTGTACCCACCTTCACCGATGCCCGCATCCGAACCACGCCATAA
- a CDS encoding DUF2079 domain-containing protein, with protein sequence MSQESSSGWKWQTGPMVWEVSRGALIAAALFWVVVLVLVLHRHHAMYPSYASFDQGIFNQVFWNNSHGRWFQSSLSSSLSTPVVHDGQVPDVAYRRLGQHFTPALLLWLPIYAIAPSPTTLFIIQVTLVTLAGLVLYNLARCYLTPQLSTLIAISYYGANSVIGPSLANFHDICQLPLFFFSLFLALEKRWWALFWIMAGLILLVREDAGVALFGVGVYLLVSRRYPWMGAILCGLSLGYMLLLTNLIMPLFSEDISRRFMIEQFGQYVEGDEASTLDVIGGMISNPGRLLMELVNPVGDKIRYLLGHWLPLMLVPAIAPSAWLLAGVPLLKTFLRQDPIALSINLRYSMNIVPGLFYGAVLWWSVHPQAIRQRWVRGLWIAAITLSILFTITSNPNRSLSFIIPDSIQPQVYLPAPQQWQHVAKIRGFMAEIPNDASVSATSHIVAHLSSRRQVLRFPDLSLQNDADEVVEMDYVLLDLEQLVTYQTVFADDRQRLQRAVRVVDRILERDRYGVQGFTEGILFLQRATPSQPDALVAWQAYRQAIAPAVD encoded by the coding sequence ATGAGCCAGGAATCCAGCAGCGGGTGGAAATGGCAGACGGGGCCAATGGTGTGGGAGGTGAGTCGGGGGGCGTTGATCGCCGCCGCGCTGTTTTGGGTGGTGGTGCTGGTTTTGGTGCTGCATCGCCACCATGCCATGTATCCCTCCTATGCCTCCTTCGATCAAGGCATTTTCAACCAAGTGTTTTGGAACAATAGCCACGGTCGCTGGTTCCAAAGTTCCCTCTCCTCCAGCCTGTCCACCCCCGTCGTCCATGATGGTCAGGTGCCCGATGTCGCCTACCGTCGTCTGGGGCAACATTTCACCCCGGCCCTGCTGCTGTGGCTGCCGATCTATGCGATCGCCCCCTCCCCCACCACCCTATTTATCATTCAGGTAACCCTGGTGACCTTGGCGGGTCTAGTGCTCTACAACCTGGCCCGGTGCTACCTCACGCCGCAGCTCTCCACCCTGATCGCCATTAGCTACTACGGAGCCAATTCCGTCATTGGGCCCAGCTTGGCGAACTTCCACGACATTTGCCAACTGCCCTTGTTTTTCTTCAGCCTCTTTCTCGCCCTAGAGAAACGCTGGTGGGCCCTATTTTGGATTATGGCGGGACTGATTTTGCTGGTGCGGGAAGATGCGGGGGTGGCGCTGTTTGGCGTTGGCGTCTATCTGCTGGTCAGCCGTCGCTATCCCTGGATGGGCGCAATTCTCTGTGGTCTTAGCCTGGGCTATATGCTGCTGCTCACCAACCTGATCATGCCGCTGTTTTCCGAAGATATTTCTCGGCGGTTCATGATTGAGCAATTTGGCCAGTACGTCGAGGGCGATGAGGCCAGCACCCTAGATGTGATCGGTGGCATGATCAGCAATCCGGGGCGTTTGCTGATGGAACTGGTCAATCCTGTGGGGGACAAAATTCGCTACCTGCTGGGGCATTGGCTGCCGCTGATGTTAGTGCCAGCGATCGCTCCTTCTGCTTGGCTTTTGGCAGGCGTGCCCTTACTCAAAACCTTTCTGCGTCAAGACCCTATCGCCCTGTCGATTAACCTACGCTATTCCATGAACATTGTGCCGGGCTTGTTCTACGGTGCTGTCCTCTGGTGGTCGGTGCATCCCCAGGCTATTCGTCAGCGCTGGGTGCGGGGCCTGTGGATTGCGGCCATCACCCTATCGATTTTGTTCACCATCACGTCGAATCCCAACCGATCGCTCTCCTTTATCATTCCCGATTCCATTCAACCCCAGGTGTACCTACCCGCTCCGCAGCAGTGGCAGCATGTGGCCAAGATTCGGGGTTTCATGGCTGAGATTCCCAACGACGCCAGCGTCTCAGCCACCTCCCATATCGTGGCCCACCTATCTAGCCGACGGCAGGTGTTGCGCTTTCCAGATCTGAGCCTGCAAAACGATGCCGATGAGGTGGTTGAGATGGACTACGTGCTGCTCGATCTAGAGCAACTGGTCACCTATCAAACCGTGTTTGCCGACGATCGCCAACGGCTACAACGAGCCGTGCGCGTAGTGGATCGGATTCTGGAGCGCGATCGCTACGGTGTTCAAGGCTTCACCGAAGGTATCCTTTTTCTCCAGCGAGCCACGCCTTCCCAACCCGATGCTTTAGTAGCGTGGCAAGCCTATCGGCAAGCGATCGCTCCTGCGGTGGATTAA
- a CDS encoding ssl1498 family light-harvesting-like protein, producing the protein MPYTTEEGGRLNNFAKEPKVYVAEPPNKGQKRTYVILGVLAVALIGGLISVAFLVS; encoded by the coding sequence ATGCCTTATACAACTGAAGAAGGCGGACGTCTTAATAACTTTGCTAAAGAGCCCAAAGTCTACGTTGCTGAGCCCCCCAACAAAGGCCAAAAACGCACCTACGTCATTCTGGGTGTGCTAGCCGTTGCATTAATCGGCGGCTTAATTTCAGTAGCATTCCTCGTATCCTAG
- a CDS encoding NAD(P)H-quinone oxidoreductase subunit O, translating to MALKKGDVVRALRDKLDSSLEASASDTRWPPYIFETKGEIMDTRDDYALVQFGYVPTPNMWLRLDQLEKFE from the coding sequence ATGGCACTCAAAAAAGGTGATGTGGTTCGAGCGCTTCGCGACAAGCTAGACAGCAGCTTAGAGGCAAGCGCCAGTGACACCCGCTGGCCCCCTTATATTTTTGAAACCAAGGGGGAGATCATGGACACTCGCGATGACTATGCCCTCGTGCAGTTTGGTTATGTTCCCACCCCCAATATGTGGCTGCGGCTCGATCAATTAGAAAAGTTTGAATAA
- the mdh gene encoding malate dehydrogenase: protein MSTYLSVTCIPTRVSVIGAGHVGSTLAQRIAEKNLADVILLDVEAGRPKGIALDLMEARGLEGHDRQIIGTDDYRDTANSNIVVITAGLPRRPGMTRDDLLRTNAQIVIETTQKAIAHSPDAVLVIITNPLDVMTYLAWKVSGFPSYRVMGMAGILDSSRFQTFIAMELGVSTADVHAMVLGGHGDLMVPLPRFSTVSGIPITELMDPDTIHRLVERTRNGGAEIVNLMQTGGAYFAPASSAYTMVESILCNQSRLLPVASYLSGEYGLKDIFMGVPAFLSCRGIERVLELDLKDEERDALHQSAQAIRHTLDDALKMIP, encoded by the coding sequence ATGTCCACCTACCTTTCCGTGACTTGTATTCCCACCCGCGTATCTGTGATTGGCGCAGGGCACGTTGGCAGTACCCTCGCCCAGCGCATTGCCGAGAAGAATCTTGCGGATGTGATTCTGCTGGATGTTGAGGCGGGTCGCCCCAAAGGCATTGCCTTGGACTTGATGGAAGCCCGAGGGCTGGAAGGGCACGATCGCCAAATTATTGGCACCGATGACTACCGCGATACGGCCAATTCCAACATTGTGGTGATTACCGCTGGGCTGCCTCGCCGCCCCGGCATGACCCGCGATGATCTGCTGCGCACCAATGCCCAGATTGTCATCGAAACCACCCAAAAAGCGATCGCTCACTCCCCGGACGCAGTCCTCGTGATCATCACCAATCCCCTCGATGTGATGACCTACCTGGCTTGGAAGGTGAGCGGCTTCCCCAGCTATCGGGTGATGGGCATGGCCGGCATCCTCGACTCCTCTCGCTTCCAAACATTTATTGCCATGGAATTGGGCGTTTCCACTGCCGATGTCCATGCCATGGTGCTGGGTGGCCATGGGGATTTGATGGTGCCCTTGCCGCGCTTCTCCACGGTCAGCGGCATTCCCATCACTGAGCTCATGGATCCAGACACCATCCATCGCTTGGTGGAACGCACCCGCAACGGCGGCGCAGAAATTGTTAACCTCATGCAAACCGGGGGAGCCTACTTTGCCCCCGCCTCCTCCGCCTACACCATGGTGGAATCGATTCTCTGCAACCAGTCGCGCCTGTTGCCGGTAGCATCCTACCTATCCGGCGAGTATGGGCTCAAGGATATCTTCATGGGCGTGCCGGCTTTCCTCAGTTGTCGCGGCATTGAGCGGGTGCTGGAGCTGGACTTAAAGGACGAGGAACGGGATGCGCTGCACCAATCGGCCCAAGCCATTCGTCATACCCTAGATGACGCTCTGAAAATGATCCCCTGA
- a CDS encoding chitin deacetylase family protein, which yields MSYFSFLRTSIIVLGRLTQSRLVLSIAASIIPGVTYFRRTDKLIVALTIDDGPDPATTPKILEVLQCYGARATFFVISNRVEGNEPLLIDMINQGHELGNHLTEDKPSISLSPSEFEFELCKAHSVLSNFTKPRWLRPASGWYTPCMVNTARKYNYRVALGSVFPFDTNIVSSDFASEYILSNIFPGSIIVLHDTGEWGEKTAITLEKVLPELSKKGYSVVTLSDLFTL from the coding sequence ATGTCTTATTTTTCATTTCTGCGCACTTCAATCATTGTCTTAGGTCGATTAACTCAGTCAAGGCTCGTGCTTTCTATTGCCGCCTCAATTATTCCCGGTGTTACTTATTTTCGCAGAACTGATAAGCTGATTGTTGCCCTTACAATTGACGATGGGCCAGATCCTGCAACAACACCGAAAATACTAGAAGTTCTTCAATGCTACGGAGCACGAGCAACTTTCTTTGTTATCAGTAATAGAGTTGAAGGAAATGAGCCTCTTCTTATAGATATGATCAATCAAGGGCACGAGTTAGGCAATCACTTAACTGAAGACAAACCGAGTATTAGCCTTTCGCCCAGTGAGTTTGAATTTGAGCTTTGCAAAGCTCATTCGGTTCTGTCTAATTTTACTAAACCTCGCTGGTTACGTCCTGCATCTGGCTGGTACACACCCTGCATGGTGAACACTGCCCGTAAATATAATTATCGAGTTGCCCTCGGCTCCGTCTTTCCATTTGATACGAACATTGTTTCATCAGATTTTGCTTCCGAATATATCCTGTCAAATATTTTTCCTGGCTCAATAATTGTCCTACACGATACTGGCGAGTGGGGTGAAAAAACAGCGATAACCTTGGAGAAAGTCTTACCCGAACTCTCTAAAAAAGGATATAGTGTTGTTACGCTATCAGACCTTTTTACCCTTTAG